The following coding sequences lie in one Mycobacterium gordonae genomic window:
- a CDS encoding class I SAM-dependent methyltransferase — translation MSSPRSSPHIDFDALYRGESPGEGLPPVHTPPWDTKAPKENVVAWHNSGWVHGDVLDIGCGLGDNAIYLAQQGYHVTGLDISPTALITAERRAHDAGVDVRFAVADSTTLDGYSDRFDTVIDSGMFHCLDDDAKRSYAAAVRRATRPGATLLISCFSDGNQASEDWPRPSVSEQTLHEVLGGAGWDIESADQVTLNREMDGAEVEMTFWYVRAQRRDSAG, via the coding sequence ATGAGTTCTCCCCGTTCTTCCCCACACATCGACTTCGACGCCCTCTACCGCGGCGAGAGCCCGGGCGAAGGCCTTCCGCCGGTGCACACACCGCCGTGGGATACCAAAGCGCCCAAAGAGAATGTCGTCGCATGGCACAACTCCGGGTGGGTGCACGGTGACGTGCTCGACATCGGGTGCGGCCTCGGCGACAACGCGATCTACTTGGCCCAGCAGGGGTATCACGTGACGGGCCTGGACATCTCCCCGACCGCACTGATCACCGCAGAGCGGCGCGCCCACGACGCCGGTGTCGACGTGCGATTCGCGGTGGCCGACTCCACCACGCTCGACGGGTACTCCGACCGGTTCGACACCGTCATCGACAGCGGCATGTTCCATTGCCTGGACGACGACGCCAAGCGCAGCTACGCAGCCGCGGTGCGCCGGGCCACCAGGCCGGGCGCCACCCTGTTGATCAGCTGCTTCTCCGATGGCAACCAGGCAAGCGAGGACTGGCCGAGGCCGTCGGTGTCCGAGCAGACGCTGCATGAGGTGCTGGGCGGTGCCGGTTGGGACATCGAGTCGGCTGATCAAGTCACGCTGAACCGCGAGATGGACGGGGCCGAGGTCGAGATGACGTTCTGGTACGTGCGTGCGCAGCGGCGGGACTCAGCCGGGTAA
- the pyrR gene encoding bifunctional pyr operon transcriptional regulator/uracil phosphoribosyltransferase PyrR: MGANDPRELMSAADVGRTISRMAHQIIEKTALDNPDSARVVLLGIPTRGVTLASRLAANIAEYSGVDVGHGSLDITPYRDDLMIKPPRPLETTSIPAGGIDDALVILVDDVLYSGRSTRSALDALRDVGRPRAVQLAVLVDRGHRELPIRADYVGKNVPTSRNESVHVQLKEDDGRDGVVITR; the protein is encoded by the coding sequence ATGGGTGCCAATGATCCGCGGGAATTGATGTCAGCGGCCGATGTCGGTCGCACCATTTCCCGTATGGCGCATCAGATCATCGAAAAGACCGCGCTGGACAACCCGGATTCGGCTCGAGTGGTACTGCTCGGCATTCCGACGCGCGGGGTGACCCTGGCCAGCCGCCTGGCCGCCAATATCGCCGAATACAGCGGTGTGGACGTCGGTCACGGCTCGCTGGATATCACTCCTTATCGCGACGACCTGATGATCAAGCCGCCACGTCCGCTGGAAACCACTTCCATCCCGGCCGGCGGCATCGACGACGCATTGGTCATCCTCGTCGACGACGTGCTGTACTCCGGGCGCTCGACCCGGTCCGCCCTCGACGCGCTGCGCGATGTGGGCCGGCCGCGGGCCGTACAGCTGGCGGTATTGGTCGACCGCGGCCACCGCGAGCTGCCGATACGCGCCGACTACGTCGGCAAGAACGTGCCCACCTCGCGCAACGAGAGCGTGCACGTGCAACTCAAGGAAGACGACGGACGAGACGGCGTGGTGATCACCCGATGA
- a CDS encoding aspartate carbamoyltransferase catalytic subunit: protein MTPRHLLAAGDLTRDEATAILDDADRFAQALVGRDVKKLPTLRGRTVVTMFYENSTRTRVSFEVAGKWMSADVVNVSASGSSVGKGESLRDTALTLRAAGADALIIRHPASGAAHLLADWTAAAGSSAPSVINAGDGTHEHPTQALLDALTIRQRLGGIEGRRIVIVGDILHSRVARSNVMLLHTLGAEIVLVAPPTLLPRGVAGWPVTVSGDFDAELPAADGVLMLRVQAERMNGGFFPSVREYSTRYGLSARRQALLPDHAVVLHPGPMLRGMEISSSVADSPQSAVLQQVSNGVHVRMAVLFHVLVGAEEVAA from the coding sequence ATGACCCCAAGGCACCTGTTGGCCGCTGGCGACCTGACCCGCGACGAGGCCACCGCGATCCTCGACGATGCCGACCGCTTCGCGCAGGCGCTGGTGGGCCGCGACGTCAAGAAGTTGCCGACGCTGCGCGGCCGCACCGTGGTGACGATGTTCTACGAGAACTCCACCCGCACCCGGGTGTCCTTCGAAGTCGCGGGCAAGTGGATGAGCGCGGATGTGGTCAACGTCAGCGCGTCCGGGTCGTCGGTGGGCAAGGGCGAATCGCTGCGCGACACCGCGCTGACGCTGCGGGCCGCCGGCGCCGACGCGCTGATCATCCGGCACCCCGCATCCGGGGCCGCGCACCTGCTGGCCGACTGGACCGCGGCTGCCGGCAGCTCGGCACCGTCGGTGATCAACGCCGGAGACGGCACCCATGAGCACCCCACCCAGGCGCTGCTGGACGCCCTGACCATCCGGCAGCGGCTCGGCGGGATCGAGGGGCGCCGCATCGTCATCGTCGGCGACATTCTGCACAGCAGGGTTGCCCGCTCCAACGTGATGCTGCTGCATACGCTGGGCGCCGAGATCGTGCTCGTGGCGCCCCCGACGCTGCTGCCGCGCGGCGTGGCGGGCTGGCCGGTCACCGTCTCGGGAGACTTCGACGCCGAACTGCCCGCCGCCGACGGCGTCCTGATGCTGCGAGTCCAGGCCGAACGCATGAACGGCGGCTTTTTCCCGTCGGTGCGCGAGTACTCGACTCGGTACGGTCTGTCCGCCCGGCGCCAGGCACTGCTGCCCGACCACGCGGTGGTGCTGCACCCGGGCCCGATGCTGCGCGGCATGGAGATCTCCTCTTCGGTGGCCGACTCGCCGCAATCGGCGGTGCTGCAGCAGGTTTCCAACGGAGTGCACGTACGGATGGCGGTGCTGTTCCATGTGCTGGTCGGGGCGGAGGAAGTCGCGGCATGA
- a CDS encoding dihydroorotase, whose translation MTVLIRGVRLYGEGEQVDVLVDDGQIADIGPDLAAAGRLEEAQDVIDATGHIMLPGFVDLHTHLREPGREYAEDIETGSAAAALGGYTAVFAMANTNPVADSPVVTDHVWHRGRQVGLVDVHPVGAVTVGLAGVELTEMGMMHAGAAQVRMFSDDGICVHDPLVMRRALEYATGLGVLIAQHAEEPRLTVGAVAHEGPTAARLGLAGWPRAAEESIVARDALLARDAGARVHICHASTAGTVEILKWAKQQGISITAEVTPHHLLLDDGRLVSYDGRNRVNPPLREASDALALRQALADGVIDCVATDHAPHAEHEKCCEFASARPGMLGLQTALSVVVQTMVRPGLLSWRDVARVMSENPARIVGLPDHGRPLEVGEPANLTIVDPEHSWTVSGEALASRSDNTPYEAMTLPATVTATLLRGKITARDGKSPA comes from the coding sequence ATGACGGTGTTGATCAGGGGCGTCCGTCTGTACGGAGAAGGCGAGCAGGTCGACGTACTCGTCGATGACGGGCAGATCGCGGACATCGGCCCGGACCTGGCCGCGGCGGGGCGCCTCGAAGAGGCGCAAGACGTCATCGACGCCACCGGCCACATCATGCTGCCCGGCTTCGTCGACCTGCACACCCACCTGCGCGAACCTGGCCGCGAATACGCCGAGGACATCGAAACCGGTTCGGCGGCAGCGGCTCTCGGCGGCTACACCGCGGTCTTCGCGATGGCCAACACCAACCCGGTGGCCGACAGCCCGGTGGTGACCGACCATGTCTGGCACCGCGGCCGCCAGGTCGGCCTGGTCGACGTGCATCCCGTCGGTGCGGTCACCGTCGGCCTGGCCGGCGTCGAGTTGACCGAGATGGGGATGATGCACGCCGGCGCGGCGCAGGTGCGGATGTTCTCCGACGACGGCATCTGTGTGCACGATCCGCTGGTGATGCGCCGGGCGCTGGAATACGCCACCGGCCTGGGCGTACTGATCGCGCAGCACGCCGAAGAGCCCCGGCTGACCGTTGGCGCCGTTGCGCACGAAGGGCCCACTGCCGCCCGCCTCGGACTCGCGGGGTGGCCCAGAGCCGCCGAAGAATCCATCGTCGCTCGTGACGCCCTGCTGGCCCGCGACGCCGGCGCACGGGTTCATATCTGCCATGCCTCCACCGCGGGCACCGTAGAAATTCTCAAATGGGCCAAGCAACAAGGTATTTCGATCACCGCCGAGGTCACGCCGCACCACTTGTTGCTCGACGACGGCAGGCTGGTCAGCTACGACGGGCGTAATCGGGTCAACCCACCGCTGCGCGAGGCTTCCGACGCGCTGGCATTACGCCAGGCGCTGGCCGACGGGGTCATCGACTGTGTGGCCACCGATCACGCCCCACACGCCGAGCACGAGAAATGTTGCGAGTTCGCTTCCGCGCGCCCCGGCATGCTGGGGCTGCAGACCGCGCTGTCGGTGGTGGTGCAGACGATGGTGCGGCCTGGACTGCTGAGCTGGCGTGACGTCGCCCGCGTGATGAGTGAGAACCCGGCCCGCATCGTCGGTCTGCCCGACCACGGCCGGCCCCTCGAAGTGGGCGAGCCGGCGAACCTGACCATCGTCGATCCCGAGCACAGCTGGACGGTCAGCGGCGAAGCGCTGGCCAGCCGGTCGGACAACACCCCGTACGAAGCGATGACGCTACCGGCCACAGTGACCGCGACACTGCTGCGCGGAAAGATCACCGCACGGGACGGGAAGAGCCCGGCATGA
- a CDS encoding PH-like domain-containing protein, producing MNSGTLVASLIFAAVLVVLLAVAIHLMMRGWRRRAEAQVDLIGELPGLPDTVGAPAVSTRGLYVGSTLSPAWNDRVAVGDLGYRSKAVLVRYPQGILVERIRAQPIWIPQESITAIRTERGVAGKVAARNGVLAIRWRLPSGTEIDTGFRADNRDEYVHWIEEDAA from the coding sequence ATGAATTCGGGCACCCTGGTGGCATCGTTGATCTTCGCGGCGGTCCTGGTGGTGTTGCTGGCGGTGGCGATCCACCTGATGATGCGGGGCTGGCGGCGCCGGGCCGAAGCGCAGGTCGACCTGATCGGCGAGCTGCCCGGGCTGCCCGACACGGTCGGCGCCCCGGCGGTGAGCACTCGTGGCCTCTACGTCGGCAGTACGCTGTCGCCGGCCTGGAACGACCGGGTCGCGGTGGGCGACCTCGGTTACCGAAGCAAGGCGGTTCTGGTCCGTTATCCCCAAGGAATCCTGGTCGAACGTATTCGCGCACAACCGATCTGGATCCCGCAGGAGTCCATCACCGCCATCCGCACCGAGCGGGGCGTCGCGGGTAAGGTCGCGGCCCGCAACGGAGTCCTGGCGATCCGGTGGCGGCTGCCGTCCGGCACCGAGATCGATACGGGTTTCCGGGCGGACAACCGTGACGAGTATGTGCATTGGATAGAGGAGGACGCCGCGTGA
- the carA gene encoding glutamine-hydrolyzing carbamoyl-phosphate synthase small subunit yields the protein MSKALLVLEDARVFTGTTFGAIGQTLGEAVFSTGMSGYQETLTDPSYHRQIVVATAPQIGNTGWNDEDAESRGDKIWVAGYAVRDPSPRASNWRATTTLEAELVRQRIVGIAGIDTRAVVRHLRSRGSMKAGVFSGAALAEPEQLVDRVRGQQPMLGADLAGEVSTPETYIVEPEGTPRFTVVALDLGIKTNTPRNFARRGIRSHVLPSSTTFEQLAALKPDGVFLSNGPGDPATADHTVALTREVLGAGLPLFGICFGNQILGRALGLSTYKMVFGHRGINIPVIDHGTGRVAVTSQNHGFALEGEAGQSFDTPFGTAQVSHTCANDGVVEGVRLVDGRAFSVQYHPEAAAGPHDAEYLFDQFVDLMEAHR from the coding sequence ATGAGTAAGGCTCTGCTGGTGCTCGAAGACGCCCGCGTCTTCACCGGCACCACATTCGGGGCGATCGGTCAGACGCTCGGCGAAGCCGTGTTCAGCACCGGCATGTCCGGTTATCAAGAGACCCTGACCGACCCCAGCTACCACCGCCAGATCGTGGTGGCCACCGCCCCGCAGATCGGCAACACCGGCTGGAACGACGAGGACGCCGAGAGCCGCGGCGACAAGATCTGGGTTGCCGGCTACGCGGTGCGCGATCCGTCGCCACGTGCCTCCAACTGGCGCGCCACCACCACGCTGGAGGCCGAGCTGGTCCGCCAGCGGATCGTCGGGATCGCCGGAATCGACACCCGAGCGGTCGTGCGCCACCTGCGCAGCCGAGGCTCGATGAAGGCGGGGGTGTTCTCCGGCGCGGCGCTGGCCGAGCCCGAGCAGCTGGTCGATCGGGTCCGCGGGCAGCAGCCCATGCTGGGCGCCGACCTGGCCGGCGAAGTCAGCACACCCGAGACCTACATCGTGGAACCCGAAGGCACGCCACGCTTTACGGTGGTGGCCCTGGACCTCGGCATCAAGACGAACACACCGCGGAACTTTGCCCGGCGCGGCATCCGCAGCCATGTGCTGCCCTCGTCGACGACCTTCGAGCAGCTCGCCGCACTCAAACCCGATGGAGTGTTCCTGTCCAACGGCCCCGGTGACCCGGCCACCGCCGACCACACCGTTGCGCTCACCCGGGAGGTGCTGGGTGCTGGATTGCCGCTGTTCGGAATCTGTTTCGGCAACCAGATCCTGGGCCGCGCACTGGGGTTGTCGACCTACAAAATGGTGTTCGGCCACCGGGGGATCAACATTCCGGTGATCGACCACGGCACCGGGCGGGTAGCGGTGACCTCCCAGAACCACGGCTTCGCGCTGGAGGGAGAGGCCGGTCAATCCTTCGACACGCCGTTCGGCACGGCGCAGGTCAGTCACACGTGCGCCAACGATGGCGTGGTCGAAGGGGTCAGACTTGTTGACGGGCGCGCCTTTTCAGTTCAGTACCACCCGGAGGCCGCCGCCGGACCGCACGACGCGGAATACCTTTTCGACCAGTTCGTCGACCTGATGGAGGCTCATCGATGA
- the carB gene encoding carbamoyl-phosphate synthase large subunit → MPRRTDLNHVLVIGSGPIVIGQACEFDYSGTQACRVLRAEGLQVSLVNSNPATIMTDPEFADHTYVEPITPEFVERVMAQQAERGNKIDALLATLGGQTALNTAVALYENGALERWGIELIGADFEAIQRGEDRQKFKDIVAKVGGESARSRVCFTMDEVRETVRELGLPVVVRPSFTMGGLGSGMARSVEEVDRMAGAGLAASPSANVLIEESIYGWKEFELELMRDGHDNVVVVCSIENVDPMGVHTGDSVTVAPAMTLTDREYQRMRDLGIAILREVGVDTGGCNIQFAVNPKDGRLIVIEMNPRVSRSSALASKATGFPIAKIAAKLAIGYNLDEIVNDITKETPACFEPTLDYVVVKAPRFAFEKFPGADDTLTTTMKSVGEAMSLGRNFIEALGKVMRSLETTRAGFWTKPDAEGSVDDVLTRLQTPTEGRLYDIELALRLGGSVEQVAQASGVDPWFVAQIDELVALRAELVDAPVLDAELLRHAKHCGLSDRQIASLRPELAGENGVRSLRERLGIHPVYKTVDTCAAEFEAKTPYHYSSYELDPAAETEVAPQTERPKVLILGSGPNRIGQGIEFDYSCVHAATTLSEAGFETVMVNCNPETVSTDYDTADRLYFEPLTFEDVLEVYHAEEQSGAGGPGVVGVIVQLGGQTPLGLAQRLADAGVPIVGTPPAAIDLAEDRGSFGDVLNTAGLPAPKYGTATTFEQARRIAADIGYPVLVRPSYVLGGRGMEIVYDEETLKGYITRATELSPEHPVLVDRFLEDAVEIDVDALCDGTEVYIGGIMEHIEEAGIHSGDSACALPPVTLGRSDIEKVRKATEAIAHGIGVVGLLNVQYALKDDVLYVLEANPRASRTVPFVSKATAIPLAKACARVMLGASISQLREEGMLAEAGDGGNVATDAPIAVKEAVLPFHRFRRADGAAIDSLLGPEMKSTGEVMGIDRDFGSAFAKSQTAAYGSLPTRGTVFVSVANRDKRSLVFPVKRLADLGFRVLATEGTAEMLRRNGIPCDEVRKHFEAPQEGRPPMSAVDAIRAGEVDMVINTPYGNSGPRVDGYEIRSVAVAVNIPCITTVQGASAAVQGIEAGIRGDIDVQSLQELHRAIGTRK, encoded by the coding sequence ATGCCGAGGCGAACGGATCTCAACCATGTGCTGGTGATCGGCTCCGGGCCGATCGTCATTGGCCAGGCCTGCGAGTTCGACTACTCCGGCACCCAGGCCTGCCGGGTGCTGCGCGCGGAGGGACTGCAGGTCAGCCTGGTCAACTCCAACCCGGCCACCATCATGACCGACCCGGAATTCGCCGATCACACCTACGTGGAACCGATCACACCGGAGTTCGTCGAGCGGGTGATGGCCCAGCAGGCCGAGCGCGGCAACAAGATCGATGCCCTGCTGGCCACTCTGGGCGGGCAGACCGCCCTCAACACCGCGGTCGCGCTCTACGAGAACGGGGCCCTGGAGCGCTGGGGGATCGAGCTCATCGGCGCGGACTTCGAGGCCATCCAGCGCGGTGAGGACCGGCAGAAGTTCAAGGACATCGTCGCCAAGGTCGGCGGTGAATCTGCGCGCAGTCGAGTGTGTTTCACCATGGACGAAGTGCGCGAGACGGTCCGGGAGCTCGGTCTGCCGGTGGTAGTGCGGCCCAGCTTCACCATGGGTGGCCTGGGATCGGGCATGGCGCGGTCGGTCGAGGAGGTCGACCGGATGGCCGGCGCCGGCCTGGCCGCCAGCCCCAGCGCCAACGTGCTGATCGAGGAGTCGATCTACGGCTGGAAGGAATTCGAGCTCGAACTGATGCGCGACGGCCACGACAACGTGGTGGTGGTGTGCTCGATCGAGAACGTGGACCCGATGGGGGTGCACACCGGTGACTCGGTCACCGTGGCGCCCGCGATGACGCTGACCGACCGCGAATACCAGCGGATGCGGGACCTGGGCATCGCCATTCTGCGTGAGGTCGGCGTGGACACCGGCGGCTGCAACATCCAGTTCGCGGTCAACCCCAAAGACGGCCGGCTCATCGTCATCGAGATGAACCCGCGGGTGTCGCGATCGAGTGCGTTGGCGTCCAAGGCCACCGGCTTCCCGATCGCCAAGATCGCCGCCAAACTGGCCATCGGCTACAACCTCGACGAGATCGTCAACGACATCACCAAGGAGACACCGGCCTGCTTCGAACCGACTCTGGACTACGTCGTGGTCAAGGCGCCGCGTTTCGCGTTCGAGAAATTCCCCGGCGCCGACGACACTTTGACCACCACCATGAAGTCCGTCGGTGAGGCGATGTCGTTGGGCCGCAACTTCATCGAGGCGCTGGGTAAGGTGATGCGGTCGCTGGAGACCACCCGTGCCGGGTTCTGGACGAAGCCGGACGCCGAGGGCTCGGTGGACGACGTGCTCACCCGGCTGCAGACCCCGACCGAGGGCAGGCTCTACGACATCGAGCTGGCGCTGCGGCTCGGCGGCTCGGTGGAGCAGGTGGCCCAGGCCAGCGGTGTCGACCCCTGGTTCGTCGCCCAGATCGACGAACTGGTGGCGCTGCGCGCCGAACTCGTCGATGCTCCCGTGCTGGATGCCGAATTGCTTCGGCACGCTAAGCACTGCGGACTCTCCGATCGCCAGATCGCGTCGCTGCGTCCGGAACTGGCCGGTGAGAACGGCGTACGGTCGCTGCGTGAACGGCTGGGCATCCATCCGGTGTACAAAACGGTGGACACCTGCGCCGCCGAGTTCGAAGCCAAGACGCCGTATCACTACAGCAGTTACGAACTCGACCCGGCCGCGGAGACCGAGGTGGCCCCGCAGACCGAGCGGCCCAAGGTGCTCATTCTCGGTTCCGGACCCAACCGCATCGGACAGGGCATCGAATTCGACTACAGCTGTGTGCATGCCGCAACCACGTTGAGCGAGGCCGGTTTTGAGACCGTCATGGTCAACTGCAACCCGGAGACGGTGTCCACCGACTACGACACCGCCGACCGGCTGTACTTCGAGCCGCTGACGTTCGAGGACGTGCTCGAGGTGTACCACGCCGAAGAACAGTCCGGTGCCGGGGGACCGGGCGTGGTGGGTGTCATCGTGCAGCTGGGCGGCCAGACCCCACTCGGGCTGGCGCAACGGCTCGCCGACGCCGGCGTCCCGATCGTCGGCACTCCGCCGGCGGCCATCGACCTGGCCGAGGACCGCGGCTCGTTCGGCGACGTGCTGAACACCGCTGGGCTGCCCGCGCCAAAGTACGGCACGGCAACCACATTCGAGCAGGCCCGGCGCATCGCGGCTGACATCGGCTACCCGGTGCTGGTGCGGCCGTCCTACGTGCTTGGCGGTCGCGGCATGGAGATCGTCTACGACGAGGAGACGCTCAAGGGCTACATCACCCGGGCCACCGAGCTGTCCCCCGAACATCCGGTGCTGGTCGACCGGTTCCTCGAGGACGCGGTCGAGATTGACGTCGACGCGTTGTGCGACGGCACCGAGGTCTACATCGGCGGCATCATGGAGCACATCGAGGAGGCCGGAATCCACTCCGGTGACTCGGCGTGCGCACTGCCGCCGGTGACCCTGGGCCGCAGCGATATCGAGAAGGTGCGTAAGGCGACGGAGGCCATCGCGCACGGCATCGGCGTGGTGGGCCTGCTCAACGTGCAATACGCCCTGAAAGATGACGTGTTGTACGTGCTGGAGGCCAACCCCAGAGCGAGCCGTACCGTGCCTTTCGTATCCAAGGCGACAGCGATCCCACTGGCCAAAGCCTGTGCACGAGTCATGTTGGGCGCCAGCATTTCCCAGCTTCGCGAGGAGGGGATGCTGGCCGAAGCGGGGGACGGCGGCAACGTGGCCACCGATGCGCCGATCGCGGTCAAGGAAGCGGTGCTGCCGTTCCACCGTTTCCGGCGCGCGGACGGCGCGGCGATCGATTCACTGCTCGGTCCGGAGATGAAGTCGACCGGTGAGGTGATGGGCATCGACCGTGACTTCGGCAGCGCCTTCGCCAAGAGCCAGACCGCCGCCTACGGCTCGCTGCCGACGCGGGGTACGGTGTTCGTTTCGGTTGCCAACCGGGACAAACGATCACTGGTTTTCCCGGTGAAAAGGCTGGCCGACTTGGGTTTTCGGGTTCTGGCCACCGAAGGCACGGCGGAAATGCTCCGCCGCAACGGAATTCCCTGCGACGAGGTACGCAAGCATTTCGAAGCGCCGCAGGAAGGCCGGCCGCCGATGTCGGCGGTCGACGCGATCAGGGCCGGCGAGGTCGACATGGTGATCAATACCCCGTACGGCAATTCGGGGCCGCGGGTGGACGGCTATGAGATCCGGTCGGTCGCGGTGGCCGTCAACATCCCCTGCATCACCACGGTTCAAGGCGCCTCGGCGGCGGTGCAGGGCATCGAGGCGGGGATCCGCGGCGACATCGACGTCCAGTCGCTGCAGGAGTTGCACCGCGCTATCGGCACCAGAAAGTGA